A portion of the Bdellovibrionales bacterium genome contains these proteins:
- a CDS encoding DUF3015 domain-containing protein has protein sequence MKNRWAKLFAIFVIGSLGINEAWAADGSSGCGPGWYVLKDNSLVSSSLRSTTNGMLFPVYTIGMTIGTSNCTQHKLVLKEQESLHFATMNHFELKSEIAKGHGEYLSAFAETMGCPAKAQDRLNQQLRLNFSKIYYDSKVHPEKVLEEVYHTIFSDRDLTNQCSLGIG, from the coding sequence GTGAAAAATAGATGGGCGAAGCTATTCGCGATTTTTGTTATCGGCAGTTTGGGGATAAACGAAGCATGGGCTGCAGATGGAAGCTCGGGCTGTGGACCAGGATGGTATGTTTTAAAGGACAACTCTCTCGTTTCCTCATCTTTGAGGTCCACAACGAACGGGATGTTATTTCCTGTCTACACAATCGGGATGACGATTGGCACCTCTAACTGCACACAGCACAAACTGGTCCTGAAAGAGCAAGAAAGCCTGCATTTTGCCACGATGAACCATTTTGAGTTGAAGAGTGAGATTGCAAAGGGCCACGGAGAGTATCTTTCAGCATTTGCCGAGACCATGGGATGTCCTGCTAAGGCTCAAGATCGCTTGAACCAGCAATTGAGATTGAACTTCTCAAAAATCTATTATGATTCAAAGGTTCACCCCGAAAAGGTTTTGGAGGAAGTTTATCATACGATTTTTTCCGACCGAGATCTGACCAATCAGTGTTCGCTTGGTATTGGTTAG